The segment GAGTTTCGGCATGTCGATGATGTTGGCCATGACTGAAGTTGAGAGTTGAGGGATGGGAGTTGAGAGGGCGAGGCGGTTCAGGCGAGGACTTCCAGCGCGGCCTTGAGCACGCGCTGCGGGTTCGGGAGTTGTTCGACTTCGACCGGCGGACTGTAGATCGACGGCGCGTCGATCGTCGCTACGCGATGGATCGGCGCATCGAGTTCATCGAACGCCTCGCGTTGAATCATGTAGGCGAGTTGGGAACCGACGCTGGCGAACGGCTTCTGCTCCTCGACAATCAGCACGCGGTGCGTCTTCGCCACGGAGGCGAGCACCGTGTCGATGTCGAGCGGTCGGATCGTGCGCAGGTCGACCACCTCGACGGAGATGTCGTGCTCCTTGGTCAGCTGCTCGGCGGCCTTCAGCGCGTGCAGCACGGAGCGGCCGTAGGTCACGATGCTCAGGTCGCTGCCGGGCCGCTTGATATCCGCCTTGCCGAGCGGGATCAGGTACTCGTCCGGCGGCACCTCGCCCTTTTCGCCGTAGAGAATCGTGTTCTCCAAAAACATCACCGGGTCGTTGTCGCGGATCGCCGATTTGAGCAGGCCCTTCGCGTCATAGGCGGTGGCGGGTACGACGACCTTTACGCCGGGATGGTTGGCGAGGACGTTTTCCGGCGTGTGCGAGTGCGTCGCACCGACGTTCGTGCCGCCGTTTGCCGGGCCGCGGATCACGATGGGGCAGTTGATCAGCCCGCCGGACATGTAGCGGACGTTCGCCGCGTTGTTAAGAATCTGGTCGAAAGCGACGGAATAGAACGACCAAAACATCAGCTCCACCACCG is part of the Opitutus terrae PB90-1 genome and harbors:
- a CDS encoding alpha-ketoacid dehydrogenase subunit beta — protein: MPVISYREAVRHALAEELERDANVVIIGEEVGQFNGAYKVTEGLLEKFGPKRVVDTPISEAAFIGLGVGASMLGVRPVVELMFWSFYSVAFDQILNNAANVRYMSGGLINCPIVIRGPANGGTNVGATHSHTPENVLANHPGVKVVVPATAYDAKGLLKSAIRDNDPVMFLENTILYGEKGEVPPDEYLIPLGKADIKRPGSDLSIVTYGRSVLHALKAAEQLTKEHDISVEVVDLRTIRPLDIDTVLASVAKTHRVLIVEEQKPFASVGSQLAYMIQREAFDELDAPIHRVATIDAPSIYSPPVEVEQLPNPQRVLKAALEVLA